A window of the Loxodonta africana isolate mLoxAfr1 chromosome 3, mLoxAfr1.hap2, whole genome shotgun sequence genome harbors these coding sequences:
- the YTHDF2 gene encoding LOW QUALITY PROTEIN: YTH domain-containing family protein 2 (The sequence of the model RefSeq protein was modified relative to this genomic sequence to represent the inferred CDS: inserted 4 bases in 2 codons; deleted 1 base in 1 codon) produces MPRPLCEAGGNPTRPGPAAPGRAEXRGDASRGPGVGSLRPAAPSASPSARSPRFLPGLGAHXGRAASPRLIGPRFSSLFPSPSLKLWSPLVVVASAPAFSPRPRRPSAFPCLPFSTTPSPPFLTPLSGSPLYFLIGPCFNMSFLFHVFLGQPAARRRFLRPQRPKGQGNKVQNGSVHQKDGLNDDDFEPYLSPQARPNNAYTAMSDSYLPSYYSPSIGFSYSLGEAAWSTGGDTAMPYLTSYGQLSNGEPHFLPDAMFGQPGALGSTPFLGQHGFNFFPSGIDFSAWGNNSSQGQSTQSSGYSSNYAYAPSSLGGAMIDGQSAFANETLNKAPGMNTIDQGMAALKLGSTEVASNVPKVVGSAVGSGSITSNIVASNSLPPATIAPPKPASWADIASKPAKQQPKLKTKNGIAGSSLPPPPIKHNMDIGTWDNKGPVAKAPSQALVQNIGQQSTQGSPQPLGQQANNSPPVAQASVGQQTQPLPPPPPQPAQLSVQQQAAQPARWVAPRNRGSGFGHNGVDGNGVGQSQAGSGSAPSEPHPVLEKLRSINNYNPKDFDWNLKHGRVFIIKSYSEDDIHRSIKYNIWCSTEHGNKRLDAAYRSMNGKGPVYLLFSVNGSGHFCGVAEMKSAVDYNTCAGVWSQDKWKGRFDVRWIFVKDVPNSQLRHIRLENNENKPVTNSRDTQEVPLEKAKQVLKIIASYKHTTSIFDDFSHYEKRQEEEESVKKERQGRGK; encoded by the exons ATGCCTCGGCCATTGTGTGAGGCGGGAGGGAACCCGACTAGGCCCGGGCCCGCTGCCCCCGGCCGGGCCGA ACGAGGCGATGCCTCTCGCGGGCCGGGTGTCGGGTCTCTCAGGCCGGCCGCGCCCAGTGCCTCGCCCTCCGCCCGCTCTCCTCGGTTCCTCCCGGGCCTCGGAGCCCA CGGCCGCGCTGCGTCCCCTCGCCTCATCGGGCCTCgtttttcttccttgtttccttcCCCTTCCTTGAAGCTCTGGTCCCCTCTCGTTGTCGTTGCCTCGGCCCCCGCTTTTTCTCCCCGGCCCCGCCGGCCTAGCGCTTTTCCCTGCCTCCCATTTTCAACCACCCCCTCACCACCGTTCCTGACGCCTCTT TCAGGCTCTCCCCTTTATTTTCTTATCGGGCCGTGCTTTAATATGTCTTTCCTTTTCCATGTCTTCCTCGGACAACCTGCTGCTCGGCGACGTTTTCTTCGTCCTCagagaccaaaaggtcaaggaAACAAAG TACAAAATGGATCTGTACATCAAAAGGATGGATTAAATGATGATGATTTTGAACCTTACTTGAGTCCGCAGGCAAGGCCC aaTAATGCATATACTGCCATGTCAGACTCCTACTTACCCAGTTACTACAGCCCCTCTATTGGCTTCTCCTATTCTTTAGGGGAAGCTGCTTGGTCTACTGGGGGTGACACAGCCATGCCCTATCTAACTTCTTATGGACAACTGAGCAACGGAGAGCCCCACTTCCTACCAGATGCAATGTTTGGGCAACCAGGAGCCCTAGGTAGCACTCCATTTCTTGGTCAGCATGGTTTTAATTTCTTTCCCAGTGGGATTGACTTCTCAGCATGGGGAAATAACAGTTCTCAGGGACAGTCTACTCAGAGCTCTGGATATAGTAGCAATTATGCTTATGCACCTAGCTCCTTAGGTGGAGCCATGATTGATGGACAGTCAGCTTTTGCCAATGAGACCCTGAATAAGGCTCCTGGCATGAATACTATAGACCAAGGGATGGCAGCGTTGAAGTTGGGTAGCACAGAAGTTGCAAGCAATGTTCCAAAAGTTGTAGGTTCTGCTGTTGGTAGCGGGTCCATTACTAGTAACATCGTGGCTTCCAATAGTTTGCCTCCAGCTACCATTGCTCCTCCAAAACCAGCATCTTGGGCTGATATTGCTAGCAAGCCTGCAAAACAGCAACCTAAGTTGAAGACCAAGAATGGCATTGCAGGGTCAAGTCTTCCACCACCTCCAATAAAGCATAACATGGATATTGGAACTTGGGATAACAAGGGTCCTGTGGCAAAAGCCCCCTCACAGGCTTTGGTTCAGAATATAGGTCAGCAGTCAACCCAGGGGTCTCCTCAACCTCTAGGTCAGCAGGCTAACAATAGCCCACCAGTGGCTCAGGCATCAGTAGGGCAACAGACACAGCCATTGCCCCCACCTCCACCACAGCCTGCCCAGCTCTCAGTTCAGCAACAGGCAGCTCAGCCAGCCCGCTGGGTAGCACCTCGGAaccgtggcagtgggtttggtcatAATGGGGTGGATGGTAACGGAGTAGGACAGTCTCAGGCTGGTTCTGGATCTGCTCCTTCAGAGCCCCATCCAGTGTTGGAGAAGCTGCGATCCATTAATAACTATAACCCCAAGGATTTTGACTGGAATCTGAAACATGGCCGGGTTTTCATCATTAAGAGCTACTCTGAGGACGATATCCACCGTTCCATTAAATATAATATTTGGTGCAGCACAGAGCATGGTAACAAGAGACTGGATGCTGCTTATCGCTCCATGAACGGGAAAGGTCCCGTTTACTTACTTTTCAGTGTCAACGGCAGTGGACACTTCTGTGGCGTTGCAGAAATGAAATCTGCTGTGGACTACAACACGTGTGCAGGTGTGTGGTCCCAGGACAAATGGAAGGGTCGTTTTGATGTCAGGTGGATTTTTGTGAAGGACGTTCCCAATAGCCAACTGCGACACATTCGTCTAGAGAACAACGAGAATAAACCAGTGACCAACTCCAGGGACACTCAAGAAGTGCCTCTGGAAAAGGCTAAGCAGGTGTTGAAAATCATAGCCAGCTATAAGCACACCActtccatttttgatgacttctcaCACTATGAGAAACGccaagaggaagaagaaagtgttaaaaag